The segment GTCGCGCCGGAGCCGAGGGCGTGAACGCCGTTCCGGGCGGATGCGGGAAGAGCTCGGAGAGGATCGGCGTGCCGTCGATCCACGCGGGTTCTGCGGATGCGGCGGCGCAAAGAGTGATGAACGTCAGCGCGAACGCGACAGTCAGCGTGCGGAGAGTTCGGGTCATTGGGGGCACGCCAACTTCTCAATCGTTGTGCGTTTCAAACCGGCCCTCCAGGCGCTGCAAGAGCTGTTCGATATGGGACTGAGCGCCACGGCATCTCGGCTCGCAGCATCCCAGACGAGGCGGCGTCGATGTCGGAGTACCCGTGAACGAGCACATTCCGCATGCCAATGATCTGGTGCCATTCTACTTCCGGAGCCAGCATGCGCGTGCTCTCGGGCAACGACCGCGCTGCTTCTCCGATGATCTGGAGATTGCGGACGAACCAGCCCTGCAGCAATTCGTCCTGCTCGAAGACAGCCCTTCCTCGGTGCAGATAGCGCTCAAGGGCGGCGATCGCCTCGAGCATGTCCCGCAGCCTCTCCCTGGGATCCCTCACAGCGGCACAGCCTCTCCGAGCACTCGATCTCGAATGCGCGCCTTGAGCCCTCGCTCGGTAACAACGTCCACAGGGCTGCCAAGTAGATGCTCCAACTCGTACTGAAGACCTCCTAGATCGAATAGGCTGCGTCCGGGTTCCATCTCGACGAGGAAGTCGATATCGCTCTCGGAATCGGCGCTCCCGCGAGCCACGGAACCGAAGATGCGCAAGTTGCGCGCGCCGTAGGCTGCGC is part of the Candidatus Poribacteria bacterium genome and harbors:
- a CDS encoding nucleotidyltransferase family protein, with product MREKRADILRLCAAYGARNLRIFGSVARGSADSESDIDFLVEMEPGRSLFDLGGLQYELEHLLGSPVDVVTERGLKARIRDRVLGEAVPL